From Sphingomonas hengshuiensis, one genomic window encodes:
- a CDS encoding serine hydrolase domain-containing protein: protein MRVAACALALLLLGCNDAPAGEPTPTTAAPVETQGLDSAGLARTVAAAEQLPRIRSLLVLRDGQTLAEHRINGGPPLDRPVNIKSASKSVLSALVGIGIARGVLTGVDQRVVSVLGADAPARPDPRLARLSVGDLLTMRAGLERTSGENYGRWVSSPNWVRFALSRPFVDEPGGGMLYSTGNTHLLSAMLTRASGRDTHALMRDWLATPLGIAMPAWPRDPQGIYFGGNDMLMSPRALARFGELYRLGGELDGRRIVPAAWIAESWTPRTVSPWSGGQYGYGWFVGTSNGHPLRFAWGYGGQMLFIVPDLKLTVVMTSDAGGARDTGHIAALRRLLDDGIVPAAERGTGAAE, encoded by the coding sequence ATGAGGGTCGCGGCCTGTGCGCTCGCGTTGCTGCTCCTCGGCTGCAACGATGCCCCCGCCGGGGAGCCGACGCCAACGACGGCGGCGCCGGTCGAGACGCAGGGGCTCGACTCCGCCGGGCTCGCCCGCACCGTTGCCGCGGCGGAGCAATTGCCCCGGATACGCTCGTTGCTGGTCCTGCGCGACGGGCAGACGCTGGCGGAGCACCGCATCAACGGCGGCCCGCCGCTCGATCGCCCGGTCAACATCAAGTCGGCGTCGAAATCGGTCCTGTCCGCGCTCGTCGGGATCGGAATCGCGCGCGGCGTGCTGACCGGCGTCGACCAGCGCGTGGTGTCGGTGCTCGGCGCCGATGCGCCCGCGCGGCCCGATCCGCGGCTGGCGCGGCTCAGCGTCGGCGACTTGTTGACGATGCGTGCCGGGCTCGAGCGGACGTCGGGCGAGAATTATGGGCGATGGGTGTCGAGCCCCAATTGGGTCCGCTTCGCGCTGTCGCGGCCGTTCGTCGACGAGCCGGGCGGCGGCATGCTCTATTCGACCGGCAACACGCATCTCCTGTCCGCGATGCTCACCCGCGCCTCGGGTCGCGACACGCATGCGCTGATGCGCGACTGGCTGGCCACGCCGCTCGGCATCGCGATGCCGGCATGGCCGCGCGATCCGCAGGGCATTTATTTCGGCGGCAACGACATGCTGATGTCGCCGCGCGCGCTGGCCCGGTTCGGCGAGCTGTATCGGCTGGGCGGCGAGCTCGACGGCCGCCGCATCGTCCCCGCGGCGTGGATCGCGGAGAGCTGGACGCCGCGCACCGTGTCGCCGTGGAGCGGCGGGCAATATGGCTATGGCTGGTTCGTCGGAACGAGCAACGGCCACCCGCTGCGCTTCGCCTGGGGCTATGGCGGGCAGATGCTGTTCATCGTGCCCGACCTGAAGCTGACCGTCGTCATGACCTCCGACGCCGGCGGCGCGCGCGATACCGGGCATATCGCGGCGCTGCGCCGCCTCCTCGACGACGGGATCGTCCCCGCCGCCGAGCGCGGCACGGGCGCCGCGGAGTAG
- a CDS encoding alpha/beta fold hydrolase produces MPRWTLAAALCGIALSPVPSIAQSVPLGANLERFDYPAPVRWFAATSQGHSVRMAYLDWPPTAAPNGTTIVLLHGKNFCAATWGETARGLAASGYRVIALDQIGFCKSSKPPGYQYSFHAMAALTGALLDEAGAGKVVLVGHSTGGILAARFALLHPERVSTLVLVNPLGLNDTLAEGVPYADLGTLRAEEARTDAASIKAYQLRNYYHGQWRPAYDRWVAMLAGQYAGADGDLVRDAQARLSDMIQTQPVAAELPRLQMPVRLLIGQRDLTAFRATSAPPDRRGSVRTVPQAAEAAVGRIPNARLIRFDTLGHAPQVEAPEAFLRALRTAIGA; encoded by the coding sequence ATGCCACGCTGGACCCTCGCCGCCGCGCTTTGCGGGATCGCCTTGTCGCCCGTCCCGAGCATTGCGCAGTCGGTGCCGCTCGGCGCCAACCTCGAGCGGTTCGACTATCCCGCGCCCGTCCGCTGGTTCGCCGCGACGTCGCAGGGGCATTCGGTTCGCATGGCCTATCTCGACTGGCCGCCGACCGCGGCGCCCAACGGCACGACCATCGTCCTGCTCCATGGCAAGAATTTCTGCGCCGCGACCTGGGGCGAGACCGCGCGCGGGCTGGCGGCGAGCGGGTATCGGGTGATCGCGCTCGACCAGATCGGCTTCTGCAAATCGTCGAAGCCACCGGGCTATCAGTACAGCTTCCACGCGATGGCGGCGCTCACCGGCGCGCTGTTGGACGAGGCGGGAGCCGGGAAGGTCGTGCTCGTCGGCCATTCCACCGGCGGCATCCTCGCGGCGCGCTTTGCGTTGCTGCATCCCGAACGCGTCTCGACGCTCGTGCTGGTCAATCCGCTCGGGCTGAACGACACGCTCGCCGAGGGGGTGCCCTATGCCGATCTCGGGACGCTGCGCGCTGAGGAGGCGCGCACCGACGCCGCCTCGATCAAGGCGTATCAGCTGCGCAACTACTATCACGGCCAGTGGCGCCCGGCCTATGACCGATGGGTCGCGATGCTGGCGGGGCAATATGCCGGTGCAGATGGCGATCTCGTCCGCGATGCGCAGGCGCGGCTGTCCGACATGATCCAGACCCAGCCGGTCGCCGCCGAACTGCCGCGGCTGCAAATGCCGGTGCGGCTGCTGATCGGCCAGCGCGACCTGACGGCGTTCCGCGCGACCAGCGCGCCGCCCGATCGGCGCGGCAGCGTGCGGACCGTGCCACAGGCGGCGGAGGCGGCGGTCGGGCGTATCCCGAATGCGCGGCTGATCCGGTTCGATACGCTGGGCCATGCGCCGCAGGTCGAGGCGCCCGAGGCGTTCCTCCGCGCCTTGCGCACGGCGATCGGCGCATGA
- a CDS encoding CsgG/HfaB family protein — MRLGVPGFSVLAAAVALFSAAAVPVAQAQCVGCQSVAIVDIDSERDCSYWASFGGQLLVVECRNRFHALREMIETAIVKTNKFSVFERSRLSTLLDERALSAIGLTDGTAHRAKLKGVDFLIYGKITEFGTASSNVTDPRYAVEVNTAAMALDLKIVNVRTGQIVSANSVREELQTSGGLLTRSGGSASGMDAGQVYGQIERRVADAIAAELVFAGYPMRVIKVDGERMFVNYGSGFLSPGQRVRVMSLGEPLIDPTTNQHLGQTETPIGDFEVEEVTPNFSVARRVTPGLMPSRGDIIRIPRPRASGSGSRAIERAELPF, encoded by the coding sequence ATGCGCCTTGGCGTTCCTGGTTTTTCAGTGCTGGCGGCTGCGGTCGCGCTGTTCTCCGCTGCCGCGGTTCCGGTGGCCCAGGCGCAGTGCGTCGGATGTCAAAGCGTCGCGATCGTCGACATCGATAGCGAGCGGGACTGTTCCTATTGGGCGAGCTTCGGCGGCCAGCTGCTTGTGGTCGAATGCCGCAATCGTTTCCACGCCCTGCGCGAAATGATCGAGACCGCGATCGTCAAGACGAACAAATTCTCGGTGTTCGAGCGCAGCCGCCTGTCGACGCTGCTTGACGAACGCGCGCTTTCGGCGATCGGGCTGACCGACGGCACGGCGCATCGCGCCAAGTTGAAGGGCGTCGACTTCCTGATCTACGGCAAGATCACCGAGTTCGGTACCGCGTCGTCCAATGTCACCGACCCACGCTACGCAGTCGAGGTCAACACTGCGGCGATGGCGCTCGACCTGAAGATCGTCAACGTCCGCACCGGACAGATTGTGTCGGCGAACAGCGTCCGTGAAGAACTCCAGACCTCGGGTGGCTTGCTGACTCGAAGCGGCGGGTCCGCTTCGGGGATGGACGCCGGGCAGGTCTATGGCCAGATCGAACGCCGCGTGGCCGACGCGATCGCTGCCGAGTTGGTGTTCGCCGGCTATCCGATGCGCGTGATCAAGGTCGATGGCGAGCGGATGTTCGTCAACTATGGCAGCGGCTTCCTTTCGCCGGGCCAGCGCGTCCGGGTAATGTCGCTGGGCGAGCCCTTGATCGATCCCACAACCAACCAGCATCTTGGCCAAACCGAGACTCCGATCGGCGATTTCGAGGTCGAGGAAGTGACCCCGAACTTCTCGGTCGCGCGGCGCGTCACGCCGGGGCTGATGCCTAGCCGCGGGGACATCATTCGGATCCCACGTCCGCGCGCGTCGGGCTCGGGTAGCCGGGCGATCGAGCGCGCTGAACTGCCGTTCTGA
- a CDS encoding CsgG/HfaB family protein, with translation MNKALAVILSIACTIFPLTGALAQGQTQANIKPVIAVMPIEDIAKTGQGDSFSQMISTAVASTSKFRVMERQRLDRVLREQGLGGTITTAPKRIGGLQEVDYLIYGTITSVGVKEEKSINLLGLLSKDAPPCSNMVATLSVDIQITDMKTGEIKLVKRIDEQQKSAARCDGGAASVDTPRLLRSAADNIAGGLVTAIYPIVVAMVQPDGQLILNYGEGALQVGDLLKLKRSGKAVVYNGEVLGSQESDVGYATVSEVLAKMSLARMSYTADGEAVAQGIVAYVVPDAERKKTLSWIQNENKRQAKARKTRS, from the coding sequence ATGAATAAAGCTCTCGCGGTAATCCTTTCTATTGCCTGTACTATTTTTCCGCTGACGGGTGCTTTGGCGCAAGGCCAGACTCAGGCGAACATAAAGCCGGTCATTGCGGTGATGCCGATCGAGGACATTGCCAAGACAGGTCAGGGCGATAGCTTTTCGCAGATGATCTCCACCGCGGTGGCGTCGACGTCGAAGTTTCGCGTGATGGAGCGCCAGCGCCTCGATCGCGTGTTGCGGGAGCAGGGGCTCGGCGGCACCATCACCACCGCGCCTAAGCGGATCGGCGGCCTCCAGGAGGTCGACTATCTGATCTACGGCACGATCACCTCGGTGGGGGTGAAGGAGGAGAAGTCGATCAACCTCCTCGGCCTGCTTTCCAAGGACGCCCCTCCTTGTTCGAACATGGTCGCCACGCTGTCGGTGGACATCCAGATCACCGACATGAAGACCGGTGAGATCAAGCTGGTGAAGCGGATCGACGAACAGCAAAAATCCGCGGCCCGCTGCGACGGCGGCGCCGCGAGCGTCGACACGCCGCGCCTGCTTCGCTCGGCGGCAGACAATATCGCCGGCGGCCTCGTCACCGCGATTTATCCGATCGTAGTCGCCATGGTGCAGCCCGATGGTCAGCTGATCCTCAATTATGGCGAGGGCGCGCTCCAGGTCGGCGATCTGCTCAAGCTGAAGCGGAGCGGCAAGGCCGTCGTGTATAACGGCGAGGTGCTCGGTTCCCAGGAAAGCGACGTCGGCTACGCAACCGTCTCCGAAGTGCTCGCGAAAATGTCGCTCGCGCGCATGTCCTACACGGCGGATGGCGAGGCAGTGGCCCAGGGCATCGTGGCCTATGTTGTCCCCGATGCGGAGAGGAAAAAGACGCTTTCCTGGATCCAGAACGAGAACAAGCGCCAGGCCAAGGCCCGCAAGACCAGGTCCTGA
- a CDS encoding transglycosylase domain-containing protein, whose product MPARFAFAPSIPGGSAGAPRPPSGGRLPGNTRRNPAAPTDWASRIFFAAGAFILLTVAAAMAGLFYLGLHPLDPAPVIALERQPTIVFLDADGRKLASELAPGPHVRDLMRRAENGQPNARHVLDAVVAIEDQDFWERDGVALLPLAKAMLLEGRGGSTLTMQLIKNVYWRPDRQLRNTDDGEARVRAERWPDRFIRKFQEIFGAPTIERQLDKPAILGAYLRRAPDYDSQGRGIEPVAQLFYGKYPEELTAAEAATLAATLKGPSGYDPRNVGIPGRQPPRTKGRDGRQIYAPNTPLSSPDGCDSGGRRLLNNRCRALLVLAKMRTRHLPGSQSPMLSEADYAAARQEVLTLGTCDDSPRMAKQRALGLRTPDEQRCRRTPNGFLAIAMEELDGLGIKASEGETLEVATSFERASHTRAVSVIEALKQCAFPPTEMGVADLRFDGGVRSIIELPPQGADFSRDPEATKSYFGIPPGSTLKPFIYAAYLAADPTRTEATPIADDNALPERARDRAQWPVQQNMPWWTNRDAPAATMSLAEAFARSRNRPVLRMAAEMGPEPIRAMMDRAGMRFYGVRDSLEAGPAHGFPTTLAQKWPMALLGEGGAARVRPVELAAAYAAFANAGHVVRAHAIIEVVAIGSDGRRRVLYRRPPPTGAAAIDPGIAQKVDTLLAGVVRSGTAADTAMAALGTRGKTGTISGSRYGWFIGYVPGTDRIVGVWIHSPVVRTRDESSHEGNRQLEVNGADAAKIAYAVLGAATGDTAGGPIPEVCPKASRVLGEGLKRLSARRAEAEGA is encoded by the coding sequence ATGCCGGCGCGTTTCGCGTTCGCGCCAAGCATCCCCGGCGGAAGCGCAGGCGCACCACGGCCTCCGAGCGGGGGGCGCCTGCCCGGCAATACCCGCCGCAATCCGGCAGCGCCGACCGACTGGGCATCGCGCATCTTCTTTGCCGCCGGGGCATTCATCCTGCTGACCGTTGCGGCGGCGATGGCGGGGCTTTTTTACCTGGGCCTCCACCCGCTCGATCCCGCTCCAGTGATCGCATTGGAGCGCCAGCCCACGATCGTCTTCCTCGACGCCGACGGCAGGAAGCTCGCAAGCGAACTTGCCCCCGGCCCGCACGTCCGCGACCTGATGCGCCGGGCCGAGAACGGCCAGCCGAATGCCCGCCATGTTCTGGATGCTGTGGTGGCGATCGAGGACCAGGATTTCTGGGAACGCGACGGCGTCGCGCTGCTGCCGCTGGCCAAAGCGATGCTGCTCGAAGGACGGGGCGGATCGACGCTGACGATGCAGCTTATCAAGAACGTCTACTGGCGCCCGGACCGCCAGCTCCGCAACACGGACGATGGCGAAGCGCGCGTGCGGGCAGAACGCTGGCCCGACCGCTTCATCCGCAAGTTCCAGGAGATATTCGGCGCCCCCACGATAGAAAGGCAGCTCGACAAACCGGCCATCCTTGGCGCCTATCTCCGCCGCGCTCCCGACTATGATTCGCAAGGGCGCGGGATCGAGCCGGTCGCGCAGCTCTTCTACGGCAAATATCCGGAGGAGCTGACGGCGGCGGAGGCCGCGACGCTCGCGGCCACGCTGAAGGGGCCGTCCGGCTATGATCCTCGCAACGTGGGAATCCCGGGTCGGCAGCCGCCCCGGACGAAGGGCCGGGACGGCCGGCAGATCTATGCCCCCAACACGCCGCTATCGTCCCCGGACGGCTGCGATTCCGGCGGTCGGCGGCTGCTCAACAATCGCTGCCGCGCCTTGTTGGTGCTGGCCAAGATGCGCACGCGCCACCTTCCCGGTAGCCAGTCGCCGATGCTGTCCGAGGCCGACTATGCGGCGGCCCGGCAAGAGGTGCTGACGCTGGGCACCTGCGACGATTCGCCCCGCATGGCGAAGCAGCGCGCATTGGGGCTGCGGACTCCCGACGAGCAGCGATGTCGACGCACGCCCAACGGGTTTCTGGCGATAGCAATGGAGGAACTCGACGGGCTCGGGATCAAGGCGTCAGAGGGCGAGACGCTGGAGGTCGCGACGAGCTTCGAGCGGGCGTCGCACACGCGCGCGGTCAGCGTGATCGAAGCATTGAAGCAATGTGCGTTTCCCCCGACCGAGATGGGGGTTGCAGACCTGCGCTTCGACGGCGGCGTCCGCAGCATCATCGAATTGCCGCCGCAGGGCGCCGACTTCTCGCGCGATCCGGAGGCAACCAAAAGCTATTTCGGCATCCCGCCGGGATCGACGCTGAAGCCGTTCATCTATGCCGCCTATCTGGCCGCGGACCCGACGCGCACGGAAGCGACGCCGATCGCGGATGACAACGCGCTTCCCGAGCGCGCGCGCGATCGGGCGCAATGGCCAGTCCAGCAAAACATGCCCTGGTGGACCAATCGCGACGCCCCCGCCGCGACGATGTCGCTCGCAGAGGCATTTGCGCGATCGCGCAATCGGCCCGTGCTGCGCATGGCGGCAGAGATGGGGCCGGAGCCGATCCGTGCGATGATGGACCGGGCCGGCATGCGCTTCTACGGCGTGCGCGATTCGCTGGAGGCTGGCCCGGCACACGGCTTCCCCACGACGCTGGCGCAGAAATGGCCGATGGCGCTGCTGGGCGAAGGCGGCGCCGCCCGCGTCCGGCCGGTGGAGCTTGCCGCAGCCTATGCTGCCTTCGCCAACGCGGGACATGTCGTGCGCGCGCATGCCATAATCGAGGTGGTGGCGATCGGCAGCGACGGGCGGCGGCGCGTGCTCTATCGCCGCCCGCCGCCCACCGGTGCGGCGGCGATCGATCCCGGGATTGCGCAGAAAGTCGACACGCTGCTGGCCGGCGTGGTCCGGTCCGGGACTGCCGCCGATACCGCGATGGCCGCGCTCGGCACGCGCGGCAAGACCGGCACGATCAGCGGCAGCCGCTATGGCTGGTTCATCGGTTACGTGCCGGGCACCGACCGGATCGTCGGTGTGTGGATCCATTCGCCGGTGGTACGCACGCGCGACGAATCCTCCCACGAGGGCAATCGCCAGCTCGAGGTGAACGGCGCCGATGCCGCAAAGATCGCCTATGCGGTGCTCGGTGCCGCCACCGGCGACACAGCGGGCGGCCCGATCCCCGAAGTCTGTCCCAAGGCATCACGCGTGCTGGGCGAAGGGCTGAAACGCCTTTCTGCGCGTCGCGCGGAGGCCGAGGGAGCCTAG
- a CDS encoding tubulin-like doman-containing protein, which yields MPDPILFIGLGGTGKQTLLSLRRQMLDHYGTATLPHMSFLCVDTDKNMVDLDGEAFDEFMMEAQFSNTEWVNAPVDNGRLAEFYRQPTQYPHYTAWFDMALERHGFIVDGAAQVRSFGRMAFFQNYETIRSSVLARLQAFRDPRLVARAHELYGEPLGALPLVYVIFSVAGGTGSGMFLDMAFLLKDIAERDQLPSRSSGVCVLPSVFSTDLRSRAYANGYAAMLELEYYNYERRKEQDLNAPPASRDEALFRVMWTREDIAAKPIRTLRGPVFNETWLIDSRPRPLKADPPAFQIGAAQRWALTEMIAEWLFVRHGRRAPALAGMISQEGSNLLAPLQNTVDLPVTGRDNRRLSQTLSCRYGSFGLSKIYVPVAAMAKAASHQLAADIVARWLRKLDMAPQSRAEYRTLTYPRLLLQDDEPASAVVPLYERLQRFDETSSVFDRISSIVTQRCQEALASGATHDFIAATEAWRSDAERKQLSPENGGALVQVIRYNASEAQEEIRAALDIILQESLADERRRFPFARALLEDLSDTFRQLAAYARDQIESFRSEAQKLNREKDRVASYTNARMPAVRIAATEVAFEFIDSSFRASLDRTIYSAMADVYGAMAAHIGEGTTIRRADGSEERVTSGELKRIDGLQYGLERIHRRLGERRDSIVARRTSLLNFRVGHEAVGDFYKTADGLPFDDTAVAEVEKQVYDSGLFDGRKRSPWGLVEALASSGEDDSLKKLLLFTDHKTAHVRDQNVNAIQQFDRTFGGGEGEVRYRAQVLHQAQMGSPWLAEGSTAFSHLWSREQRLARRVARNANPGEGSARATFDRAALNRFDDMLSNEIDHLSRSDGQPHVVYFEAEMAGFPLAAVPHIEQYRNLAYLPHLRGDDTTERAPAKRVLHTELDIEKYTDVAPFSEEEVYRRLTAVELLAKTLVLGIVTPRATPDGLGYEFSYVHVERFEQQERQLGRFNRAITTLAGGGPIVAQLQDRTSQRLTEQPGTGDLARIALLLELMARESSSPIRGSNWRATLRSLVAGWEDKDPGLAAAMQDAHATLSEWTEEMPAGSGFFRLRG from the coding sequence ATGCCTGATCCCATTCTCTTCATTGGCCTCGGCGGTACCGGCAAGCAGACCCTGCTCTCGCTGCGTCGGCAGATGCTCGATCACTACGGCACGGCCACGCTTCCGCACATGTCGTTCCTGTGTGTCGATACCGACAAGAACATGGTCGATCTCGATGGCGAGGCATTCGACGAATTCATGATGGAGGCACAGTTCAGCAACACCGAGTGGGTGAACGCGCCCGTCGACAATGGCAGGCTCGCGGAATTCTACCGCCAGCCCACGCAATATCCGCACTACACTGCCTGGTTCGACATGGCACTCGAGCGGCACGGTTTCATCGTCGATGGCGCGGCTCAGGTCCGCAGCTTTGGCCGCATGGCCTTCTTTCAGAACTATGAGACCATTCGATCGAGCGTACTCGCGCGGCTTCAGGCGTTCCGCGATCCGCGGCTCGTCGCGCGCGCGCATGAGCTTTATGGCGAGCCGCTTGGCGCGTTGCCGCTCGTCTATGTCATCTTCTCGGTGGCCGGGGGTACCGGATCCGGCATGTTCCTCGACATGGCGTTCCTGCTGAAGGACATTGCCGAGCGCGACCAGCTGCCGAGCCGATCGAGCGGCGTCTGCGTCCTGCCATCGGTCTTCTCGACCGACCTTCGCTCGCGCGCCTATGCCAACGGCTATGCCGCGATGCTCGAGCTGGAATATTATAATTACGAGCGGCGCAAGGAACAGGATCTCAACGCGCCGCCCGCAAGCCGCGACGAAGCGCTGTTCCGAGTGATGTGGACGCGTGAGGATATCGCCGCGAAGCCGATCCGCACGCTTCGCGGACCGGTGTTCAACGAGACTTGGCTGATCGACTCGCGACCGCGACCGCTCAAGGCCGATCCCCCCGCCTTCCAGATCGGCGCGGCGCAGCGCTGGGCACTGACCGAGATGATCGCGGAGTGGCTGTTCGTCCGGCACGGCCGGCGGGCGCCGGCGCTGGCAGGCATGATCAGCCAGGAGGGGTCGAACCTGCTCGCGCCGCTTCAAAACACCGTCGACCTGCCGGTGACCGGGCGCGATAATCGGCGTCTGTCGCAGACGCTGAGCTGCCGCTACGGGTCGTTCGGCCTCTCCAAGATCTATGTCCCGGTCGCGGCTATGGCCAAGGCCGCCTCGCACCAGCTCGCCGCCGACATCGTCGCCCGCTGGCTGCGCAAGCTCGACATGGCGCCCCAGTCGCGCGCCGAATACCGGACGCTCACCTATCCTCGCCTGCTTCTCCAGGACGACGAGCCTGCGTCGGCCGTCGTCCCGCTTTATGAGCGGCTGCAGCGATTCGACGAGACCAGTTCGGTGTTCGACCGCATCTCCTCGATCGTCACGCAACGCTGCCAAGAGGCGCTTGCCTCCGGCGCGACGCACGACTTCATCGCCGCGACCGAAGCCTGGCGCAGCGATGCCGAGCGCAAACAGCTCTCGCCGGAGAATGGCGGCGCCCTGGTTCAGGTCATCCGCTACAACGCCAGCGAGGCACAGGAGGAAATACGCGCGGCGCTGGACATCATCTTGCAGGAATCGCTGGCCGACGAGCGGCGGCGGTTCCCCTTCGCGCGCGCGCTGCTGGAAGACCTGTCGGACACCTTCCGTCAGCTGGCCGCCTATGCCCGCGATCAGATCGAATCTTTCCGCAGCGAGGCGCAGAAGCTCAACCGCGAGAAGGATCGCGTGGCGAGCTATACCAATGCGAGGATGCCTGCAGTGCGCATTGCGGCGACCGAGGTGGCGTTCGAATTCATCGACAGTTCGTTCCGGGCGTCCCTCGACCGAACCATCTATTCGGCCATGGCGGACGTCTATGGGGCGATGGCGGCGCACATCGGCGAAGGCACCACGATCCGCCGGGCCGACGGCAGCGAGGAGCGAGTCACCAGCGGCGAGCTCAAGCGCATCGACGGGCTGCAATACGGGCTGGAGCGAATCCACCGCCGGCTGGGCGAACGCCGCGATTCGATCGTCGCGCGTCGAACCTCGCTGCTCAATTTTCGGGTCGGGCACGAAGCAGTCGGCGACTTCTACAAGACCGCCGACGGGCTTCCCTTTGACGATACCGCCGTCGCTGAGGTGGAGAAGCAGGTCTACGATTCCGGGCTGTTCGACGGACGTAAGCGGTCGCCTTGGGGCCTGGTCGAGGCGCTCGCCTCGTCCGGCGAAGATGATTCGCTCAAAAAGCTGCTGCTCTTTACCGACCACAAAACCGCGCATGTCCGCGATCAGAATGTAAACGCGATCCAGCAGTTCGACCGCACGTTCGGAGGAGGCGAGGGCGAGGTCCGATATCGCGCGCAGGTTTTGCACCAGGCGCAGATGGGCTCGCCCTGGCTCGCGGAGGGCAGCACCGCCTTCAGCCACTTGTGGAGCCGCGAGCAGCGGCTCGCCCGCCGCGTGGCCCGCAACGCCAATCCAGGGGAGGGCAGCGCGCGCGCGACCTTCGACCGGGCAGCGCTCAACCGCTTCGACGACATGCTTTCGAACGAGATCGACCATCTGTCGCGAAGCGACGGGCAGCCGCACGTTGTCTATTTCGAGGCGGAGATGGCCGGGTTCCCGCTCGCCGCGGTGCCCCATATCGAGCAATATCGGAACCTCGCCTATCTGCCCCATCTGCGCGGCGACGACACCACCGAACGCGCCCCGGCGAAACGCGTGCTGCACACCGAGCTCGACATCGAGAAATATACCGATGTGGCTCCCTTCAGCGAGGAGGAAGTCTATCGCCGCCTCACCGCAGTGGAGTTGCTCGCCAAAACGCTGGTGCTTGGCATCGTCACGCCGCGAGCCACCCCGGACGGGCTCGGCTATGAGTTCAGCTACGTGCATGTGGAGCGTTTCGAACAACAGGAACGCCAGCTCGGTCGGTTCAATCGCGCGATCACCACTCTGGCGGGCGGGGGGCCGATCGTCGCTCAGCTTCAGGACCGCACCTCCCAGCGCCTGACCGAGCAGCCCGGCACCGGCGACCTGGCGCGCATAGCGCTACTGCTCGAGTTGATGGCGCGAGAGTCGAGCAGCCCGATTCGCGGCAGCAACTGGCGGGCAACGCTTCGCTCGCTGGTCGCGGGCTGGGAAGACAAGGACCCCGGGCTCGCCGCGGCGATGCAGGACGCCCATGCGACGCTCTCCGAATGGACGGAAGAAATGCCGGCGGGTAGCGGCTTCTTCCGGCTGCGCGGCTAG